One Cucurbita pepo subsp. pepo cultivar mu-cu-16 unplaced genomic scaffold, ASM280686v2 Cp4.1_scaffold004074, whole genome shotgun sequence genomic window, AAGCACGGTATTCCAGTTCGTTACCTCTCAATACCAAGTTCTTTACATCACACTGAACCAAGTCCATTTCCAACTGCAATTTTCAACAGATCAACTAAAATAACAAGAGCAATGAAGACGATACTCCGGCATTCAtacataaaatgaaaatatagaaCCTCAAGATACTCTGCATTTGAAGATGCTATTTCAAGAGATTCAGGATCAATGTCAATTCCTGTAACATGCCTGTCCAAGAATTGTAAGACTGGAAGCATTGCATATGTTTCGAATCAAATATATGCcgaataaaaacattttatccGCTTCCCTTATAATCAGAAATG contains:
- the LOC111787012 gene encoding methyltransferase-like protein 5; its protein translation is MLYTAENSFGDVSGKIVADLGCGCGTLGAAAALLGAEHVTGIDIDPESLEIASSNAEYLELEMDLVQCDVKNLVLRGNELEY